The following proteins are co-located in the Nerophis lumbriciformis linkage group LG22, RoL_Nlum_v2.1, whole genome shotgun sequence genome:
- the LOC133615171 gene encoding uncharacterized protein — translation MGGMEETSREQRPRTADPPGANEQVPHAGIQQKIAPTYTQQGGGHGDIISPLLVHFRVPALRRGGFPRRWRLKHQGRCAGGADGPGTCRECSMMEVGQVMQVVGPPAPAPDLGETYCVPADASGRRLGAVLPQRVGDVDRPVLYISRKLSDREARYSTVERECLAIRWAVGALRYYLLGRAFSLCSDHKPLQWPHRMKDANARITGGIWHYSPTTSGWSTGRVRRWPWPTSSLPPLWGGVGGSGRGRTAARPESSGGGMWRGAWFTRSLRAGCVQGPAIKRQTAASETMRGWCGLENTRATPRERR, via the exons ATGGGGGGGATGGAGGAAACGTCCCGGGAGCAGCGACCACGCACGGCCGACCCACCCGGAGCCAACGAGCAGGTCCCCCACGCGGGCATCCAACAAAAAATCGCACCCACATATACACAGCAAGGGGGGGGACACGGGGATATAATATCTCCTCTGTTGGTGCATTTCAGGGTACCGGCGCTGCGGAGAGggggcttccctcgcagatggcGCCTCAAAcaccagggccggtgtgctggaggtgcggacggCCCGGGCACGTGCCGGGAGTGCTCCATGATGGAAGTGGGGCAGGTGATGCAggttgtcgggcctccagcacccgcccccgatctgggggagacgtactgcgtcccg gcggacgcgtcgggccggAGGCTGGGGGCGGTGCTGCCCCAGCGGGTGGGGGATgtcgaccgccccgtgctgtacATCAGCCGTAAACTCTCTgaccgggaggcaaggtacagcacggtggagagggagtgccttgccatccggtgggcggtcggggccctccgctactacctgttggggcgtgccttcagtctctgctcggaccacaaaccgctccagtggccccaccgcatgaaggacgccaacgcgcggatcaccggtggtatctggcattacagccctacaacttccgggtggtccacaggccgggtgcgcagatggccgtggccgacttCCTCTCTCCCCCCGCTatgggggggtgtgggggggagtggacgcggccggacggctgcccggcctgagtctagcggtggaggcatgtggagaggggcgtggttcacgcgttccctgcgggcggggtgtgtgcaggggccggccatAAAGCGGCAGACAGCAGcctcggagaccatgagggggtggtgtgggctggagaacacgagagcgacaccacgagagagacgctga